A single Paenibacillus antri DNA region contains:
- a CDS encoding transglycosylase domain-containing protein, with protein sequence MKRKWKRIAAWGLLASLSGAALLFLTAASYVTSLDVDELGEPLPSPTVVLDRDGEEIFKLSVRKFEPVSIDRMPEVLLEAIIAVEDRRYYDHPGVDIASIARALYKDLQAGEYVEGASTITQQLAKRAFLTPDKSIERKLKEAAYALKIEMTYDKEEVLERYLNSIYFGEGAYGVQAASRTYFGKDVSELTLPEAALLAGLPKAPSRYSPVDNPEGAAERRNLALSLMAEQKLITEAEYEAAVATPLALHDGAADEARRASFASYIDAVVAEAEEKHGITERQLMAGGFTIRTEMDRRMQEAAAAVYADPAMFPPSENGQTVESGAVFLDQTTGGIRALIGSRESGPYRAFNRATQLKRQPGSAFKPIAVYGPALEAGYTPYSELYDGPFDANGYRPRNWDGRYHGDVTMAEAIRQSWNVPPVWLLQQLGIDKGLEFAARLGIPLGDADRNLGLALGGLSEGVSPLQMAQAFSAFANGGAMHEAHTIREIVSHDGAVVGQADAEPVQAMDPNAAYTMTLLLRHAVEEGTGKQGAVPGWATAGKTGTTELPETEEFAGIDGGAKDLWFAGYTPALTGAVWIGYDKTDREHYMKTSSAAAAAVFREVATRALAETAPADFVPPPGFRADWDRDGKKEEESKNKKDKKDKGKGKGRKDDRDDEDREDERDDDDDDDDDDEKEEERKGKDKGKGKERD encoded by the coding sequence ATGAAACGGAAATGGAAACGAATCGCGGCCTGGGGACTGCTCGCGTCGTTGTCGGGCGCCGCGCTGTTGTTCCTGACGGCGGCGTCGTACGTAACGTCGCTCGACGTCGACGAGCTCGGCGAGCCGCTCCCGTCGCCGACGGTCGTACTGGATCGCGACGGCGAGGAGATATTCAAGCTGTCGGTGCGCAAGTTCGAGCCGGTCTCGATCGATCGGATGCCCGAGGTATTGCTGGAAGCGATCATCGCGGTCGAGGACCGGCGGTATTACGACCACCCCGGCGTCGATATCGCTTCGATCGCGAGAGCGTTATATAAGGATTTGCAAGCGGGGGAATACGTGGAAGGCGCGAGCACGATTACGCAGCAGCTCGCGAAGCGGGCGTTCCTGACGCCGGACAAGAGCATCGAGCGCAAGCTGAAGGAGGCCGCGTACGCGCTCAAGATCGAGATGACGTACGACAAGGAAGAAGTGCTCGAGCGGTATTTGAACTCGATTTATTTCGGGGAGGGCGCGTACGGCGTCCAAGCGGCCAGCCGGACGTATTTCGGGAAGGACGTCTCGGAGCTGACGCTGCCTGAGGCGGCGCTGCTCGCGGGCTTGCCGAAGGCGCCGAGCCGGTATTCGCCGGTCGACAACCCGGAAGGGGCGGCGGAACGGCGGAATCTGGCGCTTTCGCTTATGGCCGAGCAAAAGTTGATTACCGAAGCGGAGTATGAGGCGGCCGTCGCGACGCCTCTGGCGCTTCACGACGGCGCGGCCGACGAGGCGCGCCGGGCGTCGTTCGCGTCGTATATCGATGCGGTCGTCGCGGAGGCCGAGGAGAAGCACGGCATTACGGAGAGACAGCTGATGGCGGGCGGGTTCACGATCCGGACCGAGATGGATCGTCGAATGCAGGAGGCCGCCGCCGCGGTGTATGCCGATCCGGCGATGTTTCCGCCGTCCGAGAACGGGCAAACGGTGGAGAGCGGCGCCGTGTTCCTGGACCAGACGACGGGCGGCATCCGCGCATTGATCGGCTCGCGGGAGAGCGGGCCGTACCGGGCGTTCAACCGGGCGACGCAGCTGAAGCGGCAGCCGGGCTCCGCGTTCAAGCCGATCGCGGTGTACGGCCCCGCATTGGAGGCGGGGTATACGCCGTACTCCGAGCTGTACGACGGACCGTTCGACGCGAACGGCTACCGCCCGCGCAACTGGGACGGCCGCTACCACGGCGACGTGACGATGGCGGAGGCGATCCGGCAGTCGTGGAACGTACCGCCGGTGTGGCTGCTGCAGCAGCTCGGCATCGACAAGGGGCTGGAGTTTGCGGCTCGGCTCGGCATTCCGCTCGGCGACGCGGACCGCAATCTAGGACTCGCGCTCGGCGGCTTGTCGGAAGGGGTATCGCCGCTGCAGATGGCGCAGGCGTTCTCCGCGTTCGCGAACGGCGGGGCGATGCACGAGGCGCACACGATCCGCGAGATCGTCTCGCACGACGGCGCCGTCGTCGGTCAAGCGGACGCGGAGCCGGTGCAGGCGATGGATCCGAACGCGGCGTATACGATGACGCTGCTGCTGCGGCATGCCGTGGAGGAAGGGACCGGCAAGCAGGGCGCCGTCCCGGGCTGGGCGACGGCCGGCAAGACGGGCACGACGGAGCTGCCCGAGACGGAGGAGTTCGCCGGCATCGACGGCGGGGCGAAAGACTTGTGGTTCGCGGGATATACGCCTGCGCTGACGGGGGCGGTATGGATCGGGTACGACAAGACCGACCGGGAGCACTACATGAAGACGAGCAGCGCCGCGGCGGCCGCCGTCTTCCGGGAAGTGGCGACGCGGGCGCTCGCGGAGACGGCGCCGGCGGACTTCGTGCCGCCGCCGGGCTTCCGGGCGGATTGGGACCGGGACGGGAAGAAAGAGGAAGAATCGAAGAACAAGAAGGACAAGAAAGACAAAGGGAAAGGAAAGGGACGGAAGGACGACCGGGACGACGAGGATCGCGAAGACGAGCGGGATGACGACGATGATGACGACGACGATGATGAGAAGGAAGAAGAGCGGAAGGGGAAGGACAAAGGCAAGGGGAAAGAGAGAGACTAA